From a single Azospirillum fermentarium genomic region:
- a CDS encoding response regulator gives MKILIGDDHVLFREGLRRLLEQLKEGSEFLEASSFDELLVMCDGDATFDLVLTDLRMPGWPGFSGIQMLREKQPGAKVVVVSASEAHSDVRDALEHGAAGYIPKSSSVKIMLSALDLIFSGGVYVPPTVLREPGEVAEPRPAVPPADPALEQLLTQRQREVLERLREGKSNKQIAHELGLSEGTVKIHMTAIFKSLGVRNRTQAAMAFPQSTSA, from the coding sequence ATGAAGATCCTGATCGGTGACGACCACGTCCTGTTCCGTGAGGGTCTGCGGAGACTCCTTGAGCAACTCAAGGAAGGCAGCGAATTCCTCGAAGCCAGCAGCTTCGACGAGTTGCTGGTCATGTGCGACGGGGATGCCACGTTCGATCTGGTGCTGACCGACCTGCGGATGCCGGGGTGGCCGGGGTTCTCGGGGATTCAGATGCTGCGGGAAAAGCAGCCGGGCGCCAAGGTGGTGGTGGTCTCGGCGTCGGAGGCGCACTCCGACGTGCGCGATGCGCTGGAACACGGGGCCGCCGGCTATATTCCGAAATCGAGCAGCGTGAAGATCATGCTGAGCGCGCTGGACCTCATCTTCTCCGGCGGTGTCTATGTGCCGCCCACGGTGCTGCGTGAACCGGGCGAGGTTGCCGAGCCGCGCCCCGCGGTGCCGCCCGCCGACCCGGCCCTGGAGCAGCTTCTGACCCAGCGCCAGCGCGAGGTGCTGGAACGCCTGCGTGAAGGCAAGTCGAACAAGCAGATTGCCCACGAACTGGGCCTGTCCGAAGGCACGGTGAAGATCCACATGACGGCGATCTTCAAGTCGCTGGGCGTGCGCAACCGCACCCAGGCGGCCATGGCCTTCCCCCAGTCCACATCGGCGTAA
- a CDS encoding CBS domain-containing protein, with translation MHVSAVLKRKGRDVVTVHPTHSIAAVAEVLSRHRIGTVLVVDDLGHPAGVVSERDIVRLIATEGPAALDRRTGDVMTHPVVTCAPSDTMSEVMAVMTERHIRHLPVMDGGALVGMVSIGDAVKARLDDAELEVDSMRTFVAGVR, from the coding sequence ATGCATGTGTCCGCCGTTTTGAAGCGCAAGGGCCGCGACGTGGTGACGGTCCACCCCACCCACAGCATCGCCGCCGTGGCCGAGGTGCTGTCACGGCACCGCATCGGGACCGTTCTGGTGGTGGATGATCTGGGCCACCCGGCCGGCGTCGTGTCGGAACGCGACATCGTGCGCCTGATCGCCACCGAAGGCCCGGCAGCGCTCGACCGCCGGACGGGGGACGTGATGACCCACCCGGTGGTGACCTGCGCCCCGTCCGACACCATGTCCGAAGTGATGGCGGTGATGACCGAACGGCACATCCGTCACCTGCCGGTGATGGACGGCGGCGCGCTGGTGGGCATGGTCAGCATCGGCGACGCGGTGAAGGCACGCCTGGACGACGCCGAACTGGAGGTGGACAGCATGCGCACCTTCGTGGCTGGCGTGCGGTAG
- a CDS encoding thiolase family protein has translation MKPVVIAGYARSPFAFATKGELAKVRPDDLLAAVVADLVKRTGVNADDIEDLIVGCAFPEGEQGMNVARTVSFLAKLPLTVAATTVNRYCGSSMQSIHMAAGAIQMGAGEVFVCAGIESMSRVPMMGYNPILHPGLSQTYPDAYCSMGVTAENVAKRYEISRAEQEELAAASHAKAAAAQAAGRLSDEIVAIAGPGGTVERDGCIRPGTTAETLAGLKPAFQVDGSVTAGTSSPLTDGASAVLVASEEYARAHGLPILARIRSIAVAGCAPEVMGLGPVPATRKALARAGLAIEDIDIVELNEAFAAQALACARDLKIPLDRINLDGGAIALGHPLGATGARITGKAAQLLKREGKKFALASQCIGGGQGIATILEAV, from the coding sequence ATGAAACCCGTCGTCATCGCGGGCTACGCCCGTTCGCCCTTCGCCTTCGCCACCAAGGGGGAGCTTGCCAAGGTCCGCCCCGACGATCTGCTGGCCGCCGTGGTCGCCGATCTGGTGAAGCGCACGGGTGTCAACGCCGATGATATCGAGGATCTGATCGTCGGCTGCGCCTTCCCCGAAGGCGAGCAGGGTATGAACGTCGCCCGCACCGTGTCGTTCCTGGCCAAGCTGCCGCTGACCGTTGCGGCCACCACGGTCAACCGCTATTGCGGGTCGTCGATGCAGTCGATCCACATGGCCGCCGGCGCCATCCAGATGGGAGCGGGTGAGGTGTTCGTGTGCGCCGGCATCGAATCCATGAGCCGCGTGCCGATGATGGGCTACAACCCGATCCTGCATCCGGGCCTGTCGCAGACCTACCCCGATGCTTACTGCTCCATGGGCGTGACGGCGGAAAACGTCGCCAAGCGTTATGAGATCTCCCGCGCCGAGCAGGAGGAACTGGCAGCCGCGTCCCACGCCAAGGCCGCCGCGGCCCAGGCCGCCGGGCGCCTGTCGGACGAGATCGTCGCCATCGCCGGCCCCGGCGGCACGGTGGAGCGTGACGGCTGCATCCGCCCCGGCACCACCGCGGAAACGCTGGCCGGGCTGAAGCCCGCCTTCCAGGTTGACGGGTCGGTGACCGCCGGCACCTCCTCCCCCCTGACCGACGGTGCGTCGGCGGTGCTGGTGGCGTCGGAGGAATACGCCCGCGCCCATGGCCTGCCGATCCTGGCCCGCATCCGGTCGATCGCGGTTGCCGGCTGTGCGCCGGAGGTGATGGGCCTGGGCCCCGTGCCCGCCACCCGCAAGGCGCTGGCCCGCGCCGGGCTGGCCATCGAGGACATCGACATCGTGGAACTGAACGAGGCGTTCGCCGCCCAGGCGCTGGCCTGTGCCCGCGATCTGAAGATCCCCCTGGACCGCATCAACCTGGACGGCGGCGCCATCGCGCTGGGCCACCCGCTGGGCGCCACCGGTGCCCGCATCACCGGCAAGGCCGCCCAGCTCCTGAAGCGCGAAGGCAAGAAGTTCGCACTGGCCAGCCAGTGCATCGGCGGCGGCCAGGGGATCGCCACCATTCTGGAAGCGGTCTGA
- a CDS encoding MerR family transcriptional regulator: MSCRRAGTAEGGEGVDGADRSISSTYAIGQLAAEFGLTLRTIRHYEEEGLLAPSRDGQTRVYTHRDRARLALICRGKRLGFSLAEIKDFLNLYELGDGQVEQMRYTQSIARRRIDALERQLADVQQTLAELRDLDTAIDRHLNRCGAAAVAAWEEKNQ, from the coding sequence ATGTCCTGTCGGCGCGCTGGCACGGCGGAAGGCGGGGAGGGGGTGGACGGTGCCGACCGTTCCATTTCATCCACTTACGCCATCGGCCAGTTGGCGGCGGAATTCGGGCTGACGCTGCGCACCATCCGCCATTACGAGGAGGAGGGGCTGCTGGCCCCGTCCCGCGACGGGCAGACGCGCGTGTACACCCACCGCGACCGGGCGCGGCTCGCGTTGATTTGCCGCGGCAAGCGTCTGGGCTTCAGCCTCGCGGAGATCAAGGACTTCCTCAACCTCTATGAACTGGGCGACGGGCAGGTGGAGCAGATGCGCTACACCCAATCCATCGCCCGCCGCCGAATCGACGCGCTGGAGCGCCAGCTTGCCGACGTGCAGCAAACGCTGGCCGAACTGCGCGATCTGGACACCGCCATCGACCGTCACCTGAACCGCTGCGGTGCTGCCGCCGTGGCCGCATGGGAGGAAAAAAACCAATGA
- a CDS encoding acyl-CoA dehydrogenase C-terminal domain-containing protein, translated as MPIYKAPLEDVRFVLDTIVGKDSLSALPGYEDATPDLIDQVLTEGAKLCEEVLFPLNQSGDAEGCHYENGVVRTPKGFKEAYNQYAEGGWIGLSCEPAYGGQGLPKLVNTLLEEFVCSANLSFGMYPGLSLGAYNALSLYGSDELKARFLPKLVEGTWSGTMCLTEPHSGTDLGIIRTKAVPADDGSHRITGTKIFISAGEHDLTENILHLVLARLPDAPAGTKGISLFLVPKFLPNDDGTPGKRNGVACGSIEHKMGIKASSTCVMNFDDATGWLVGEAHKGMRAMFVMMNAARLAVGIQGLGLGEVAYQNAVAYAKERLQGRSLKGTKFPDKPADPIIVHPDVRRNLLTGKAYIEGSRALAALVGYQLDVAEKHADPKVRAEADEFVQLMTPIVKALMTDIGFDVANIAVQVHGGHGFIWETGVEQYVRDARITQIYEGTNGIQALDLVGRKMGQDMGRLLRRFFHPVQAELTAALDDDSLAELAGPLAKAFGKLQQATALIAQKGLKDPEEAGAAATDYLRLFGLVALGWMWLRMAKAASEKLAAGEGDVTFLNAKLKTAAFFTAKLLPQTNTLFLTIMSGAKPLMDMEVEAF; from the coding sequence ATGCCGATCTACAAGGCTCCGCTGGAGGACGTGCGTTTCGTCCTCGACACCATCGTGGGCAAGGACTCCCTGTCGGCTCTGCCGGGCTACGAGGACGCCACCCCCGACCTGATCGACCAGGTGCTGACCGAGGGCGCCAAGCTGTGCGAGGAGGTGCTGTTCCCCCTCAACCAGTCCGGCGACGCCGAGGGCTGCCATTACGAAAACGGCGTGGTCCGCACGCCCAAGGGCTTCAAGGAAGCCTACAACCAATACGCCGAGGGCGGGTGGATCGGGCTGTCGTGCGAGCCGGCGTATGGCGGGCAGGGGCTGCCCAAGCTGGTCAACACGCTGCTGGAGGAGTTCGTCTGCTCCGCCAACCTCAGCTTCGGCATGTACCCCGGCCTGTCGCTGGGGGCGTACAACGCCCTGTCGCTGTACGGGTCGGACGAGTTGAAGGCCCGTTTCCTGCCCAAGCTGGTGGAGGGCACCTGGTCGGGCACCATGTGCCTGACCGAACCGCACTCCGGCACCGATCTGGGCATCATCCGCACCAAGGCGGTGCCGGCGGACGACGGCAGCCACCGCATCACCGGCACGAAGATCTTCATCTCCGCCGGCGAGCACGACCTGACCGAGAACATCCTGCATCTGGTGCTGGCCCGTCTGCCCGACGCGCCCGCCGGCACCAAGGGCATCAGCCTGTTCCTGGTGCCCAAGTTCCTGCCCAACGACGACGGCACGCCGGGCAAGCGCAACGGTGTCGCCTGCGGCTCCATCGAGCACAAGATGGGCATCAAGGCGTCCAGCACCTGCGTCATGAACTTCGATGACGCCACCGGCTGGCTGGTGGGCGAGGCGCACAAGGGCATGCGCGCCATGTTCGTGATGATGAACGCCGCCCGTCTGGCGGTGGGGATCCAGGGGCTGGGGCTGGGCGAGGTGGCGTACCAGAACGCCGTCGCCTACGCCAAGGAACGGCTCCAGGGCCGCTCGCTGAAGGGGACGAAGTTCCCCGACAAGCCGGCGGACCCCATCATCGTCCACCCCGACGTACGCCGCAACCTGCTGACCGGCAAGGCGTACATCGAAGGTTCCCGCGCGCTGGCGGCCTTGGTCGGTTACCAGCTCGACGTGGCCGAGAAGCACGCCGATCCCAAGGTCCGCGCCGAGGCCGACGAGTTCGTCCAGTTGATGACGCCCATCGTCAAGGCGCTGATGACCGACATCGGATTCGACGTGGCGAACATCGCGGTGCAGGTCCACGGCGGCCACGGCTTCATCTGGGAAACCGGGGTGGAGCAGTACGTCCGCGATGCCCGCATCACCCAGATCTACGAGGGCACCAACGGCATCCAGGCCCTGGATCTGGTGGGCCGCAAGATGGGCCAGGACATGGGCCGTCTGCTGCGCCGGTTCTTCCACCCGGTGCAGGCCGAACTGACCGCGGCCCTGGATGATGATTCGCTGGCCGAACTGGCCGGGCCGCTGGCCAAGGCGTTCGGAAAGTTGCAACAGGCCACGGCACTGATCGCGCAAAAGGGTCTGAAAGACCCGGAGGAAGCCGGGGCGGCGGCCACCGACTACCTTCGGCTGTTCGGTCTGGTGGCTTTGGGCTGGATGTGGCTGCGCATGGCCAAGGCCGCGTCGGAAAAATTGGCGGCGGGCGAAGGGGACGTTACCTTCCTCAACGCCAAGCTCAAGACGGCGGCGTTCTTCACCGCCAAGCTGCTGCCGCAGACGAACACCCTGTTCCTGACCATCATGTCCGGCGCTAAGCCATTGATGGATATGGAGGTTGAGGCGTTCTAA
- a CDS encoding 3-hydroxyacyl-CoA dehydrogenase/enoyl-CoA hydratase family protein, with amino-acid sequence MDSKRAEIKRAAVIGAGVMGSGIAAHFANAGIPVVLLDIVAKNSEDRSAIAKGAVERMLKTEPAAFMHKRNARLVTTGNLEDDIGLLADVDWIVEAIIEDKALKADLYTRIDAVRKPGSVVSSNTSTIPLHILTEGQSDAFRRDFLITHFFNPPRYMRLLELVTSPETRTDAAELIADVCDRQLGKGVVRCKDTPGFIANRIGVFWIQAAINAAVEHGVSVEEADAIGGRPMGIPKTGIFGLMDLVGLDLMPHIARSMLATLPANDPYRAESREHPVITKLIADGYTGRKGKGGFYRVNKAGGGKVKEAVDLTTGAFRPAERPKPEAVSAAGKDLRALAEHDSPGGRFARSVLVKTLAYAASLVPDIADGITAVDEGMKLGYNWRQGPFELIDRIGTAAFADLCRGMGVPVPALVETAAGRPFYRVEGGKLQALSVAGEYETVVRPDGVLLLSDIKRASKPVWKNGSASLWDIGDGVLCVEFTSKMNAIDGDIMAAYQKAMKLIGTGKGDWKALVIHNEADNFSVGANLGLAMFVVNIGLWPAIDEMVETGQATYRALKYAPFPVVAAPSGMALGGGCEILLHSDHVQAHAETYMGLVEVGVGLIPAWGGCTELLARSAANRKNPRGPMPALAPVFETISTAKVAKSAAEAKDMLYLRGSDGITMNRDRLLADAKAKALELAANYTPPEKPSYTLAGPGGKAALDMFVHGFRLQGKATPHDAVVCDHLARVLTGADADFTEPVGEDRLLELEREAFMALVREPGTIDRIEHMLTTGKPLRN; translated from the coding sequence ATGGACTCCAAACGCGCGGAGATCAAGCGCGCCGCCGTCATCGGCGCCGGGGTGATGGGCAGCGGCATCGCCGCCCATTTCGCCAACGCCGGCATTCCCGTCGTGCTGCTGGACATCGTTGCGAAGAACAGCGAGGACCGCAGCGCCATCGCCAAGGGGGCGGTCGAGCGGATGCTCAAGACCGAACCCGCGGCCTTCATGCACAAGCGCAACGCCCGGCTGGTGACCACCGGCAATCTGGAGGACGATATCGGCCTGCTGGCCGACGTGGACTGGATCGTCGAGGCGATCATCGAGGACAAGGCGCTCAAGGCCGACCTCTACACGCGGATCGACGCGGTGCGCAAGCCGGGGTCGGTGGTGTCGTCCAACACCTCCACCATCCCGCTGCACATCCTGACCGAGGGGCAGTCCGACGCCTTCCGCCGCGACTTCCTGATCACCCACTTCTTCAACCCGCCGCGCTACATGCGCCTGCTGGAGCTGGTCACCAGCCCGGAGACCCGCACGGACGCCGCCGAACTCATCGCCGACGTCTGCGACCGGCAGCTGGGCAAGGGCGTGGTGCGCTGCAAGGATACCCCCGGCTTCATCGCCAACCGCATCGGCGTGTTCTGGATCCAGGCGGCCATCAACGCCGCGGTCGAACATGGCGTGTCGGTGGAAGAGGCCGACGCCATCGGCGGGCGCCCCATGGGCATCCCCAAGACCGGCATCTTCGGCCTGATGGATCTGGTGGGTCTGGACCTGATGCCGCACATCGCGCGGTCCATGCTGGCGACCCTGCCGGCCAACGACCCGTACCGCGCGGAATCGCGTGAGCACCCGGTCATCACCAAGCTGATCGCCGACGGCTACACCGGACGCAAGGGCAAGGGCGGTTTCTACCGCGTCAACAAGGCCGGCGGCGGCAAGGTCAAGGAAGCCGTCGATCTGACGACCGGCGCCTTCCGCCCCGCCGAACGCCCGAAGCCGGAGGCGGTATCGGCGGCGGGCAAGGATCTGCGGGCCCTGGCCGAACACGACAGCCCCGGCGGCCGTTTCGCCCGCTCGGTGCTGGTGAAGACGCTGGCCTACGCCGCCTCGCTGGTGCCGGACATCGCCGACGGCATCACCGCGGTCGATGAAGGCATGAAGCTGGGCTACAACTGGCGCCAGGGTCCGTTCGAACTGATCGACCGCATCGGCACCGCGGCCTTCGCCGACCTGTGCCGCGGCATGGGCGTGCCGGTCCCGGCGCTGGTGGAAACGGCGGCGGGCCGTCCGTTCTACCGCGTCGAAGGCGGCAAACTCCAGGCGCTGTCGGTGGCCGGGGAGTATGAGACGGTTGTCCGCCCTGACGGCGTGCTGCTGCTGAGCGACATCAAGCGCGCGTCCAAGCCGGTGTGGAAGAACGGTTCGGCATCCCTGTGGGACATCGGCGACGGCGTGCTGTGCGTCGAGTTCACCTCCAAGATGAACGCCATCGACGGCGACATCATGGCCGCCTATCAGAAGGCCATGAAGCTGATCGGCACCGGCAAGGGGGATTGGAAGGCGCTGGTCATCCACAACGAGGCGGACAATTTCTCGGTCGGCGCCAACCTCGGCCTCGCCATGTTCGTCGTCAACATCGGCCTGTGGCCGGCGATCGACGAGATGGTGGAAACGGGTCAGGCCACGTACCGCGCGCTGAAATACGCGCCGTTCCCGGTGGTTGCCGCCCCGTCGGGCATGGCGCTGGGCGGCGGGTGCGAGATCCTGCTGCATTCCGACCACGTCCAGGCCCACGCCGAGACCTACATGGGTCTGGTGGAGGTGGGGGTGGGGCTGATCCCCGCCTGGGGTGGGTGCACCGAGCTTCTGGCCCGGTCGGCGGCCAATCGCAAGAACCCGCGCGGGCCGATGCCGGCACTGGCCCCGGTGTTCGAGACCATCAGCACCGCCAAGGTCGCCAAGTCCGCCGCCGAGGCCAAGGACATGCTGTATCTGCGCGGCAGCGACGGCATCACCATGAACCGCGACCGGCTGCTGGCCGACGCCAAGGCCAAGGCGCTGGAACTGGCGGCCAACTACACCCCGCCGGAAAAGCCCAGCTATACCCTGGCCGGGCCGGGGGGCAAGGCGGCGCTGGACATGTTCGTCCACGGCTTCCGCCTGCAGGGCAAGGCCACGCCCCACGATGCGGTGGTCTGCGACCATCTGGCCCGCGTGCTGACCGGTGCCGACGCCGACTTTACCGAACCGGTGGGCGAGGACCGTCTGCTGGAGCTGGAACGCGAAGCCTTCATGGCGCTGGTGCGCGAACCGGGCACCATCGACCGGATCGAGCATATGCTCACCACCGGCAAGCCGCTGCGGAACTGA
- a CDS encoding OmpW/AlkL family protein encodes MTVLKRAAAALLATTAIAAFASTASAQEFKGKQAGDIIVRARALAVMPQEKADVNIAATGAKLGTASVDNAYIPEVDLSYFITNNIALELIAGTSRHTVNADTALGHVNVGKVSLLPPTLTAQYHFLPTSRVSPYVGAGINWTLFYREDAAGGVVTSTDYKNRFGWALQAGTDVFLTDKILLNFDVKKIFLKTDLTANTSLGIPLKSKVTLDPWLVGVGIGYKF; translated from the coding sequence ATGACCGTCCTGAAGCGCGCCGCCGCCGCCCTGCTGGCGACCACCGCCATCGCCGCCTTTGCCTCCACCGCTTCCGCCCAGGAATTCAAGGGCAAGCAGGCCGGCGACATCATCGTCCGCGCCCGCGCCCTGGCCGTGATGCCGCAGGAAAAGGCCGATGTGAACATCGCCGCCACCGGCGCCAAGCTGGGCACCGCGTCGGTTGACAACGCCTACATCCCCGAAGTGGACCTGTCCTACTTCATCACCAACAACATCGCGCTTGAGCTGATCGCCGGCACCTCGCGCCACACCGTCAACGCTGACACCGCGCTGGGCCACGTCAACGTCGGCAAGGTGTCGCTGCTGCCCCCGACCCTGACCGCGCAGTACCACTTCCTGCCCACCTCGCGCGTCAGCCCGTACGTCGGCGCCGGCATCAACTGGACCCTGTTCTACCGCGAAGACGCCGCCGGCGGCGTGGTGACCAGCACCGACTACAAGAACCGCTTCGGCTGGGCTCTGCAGGCCGGCACCGACGTGTTCCTGACCGACAAGATCCTCCTGAACTTCGACGTCAAGAAGATCTTCCTGAAGACCGACCTGACCGCCAACACCAGCCTGGGCATCCCGCTGAAGTCCAAGGTCACGCTGGATCCGTGGCTGGTCGGCGTGGGCATCGGCTACAAGTTCTAA